In Capsicum annuum cultivar UCD-10X-F1 chromosome 7, UCD10Xv1.1, whole genome shotgun sequence, one genomic interval encodes:
- the LOC107878007 gene encoding auxin response factor 19 isoform X2: protein MNDAHRSGERKLMNSELWHACAGPLVSLPPVGSLVVYFPQGHSEQVAASMQKETDGIPSYPNLPSKLICMLHNVTLHADTETDEVYAQMTLQPVNKYDQEALLLSDMGLKQNRQPAEFFCKTLTASDTSTHGGFSVPRRAAEKIFPPLDYSMQPPAQELMARDLHDQAWTFRHIYRGQPKRHLLTTGWSVFISSKRLCAGDSVLFIRDEKSQLLLGIKRANRQQPALSSSVISSDSMHIGILAAAAHAAANNSPFTIFYNPRASPSEFVIPLAKYSKSMYSQVSLGMRFRMMFETEESGVRRYMGTITGVSDLDPIRWKNSQWRNLQVGWDESTAGERPSRVSIWDIEPVVTPFYICPPPFFRPKFHKQPSFPGDESDIENVLKRGMPWISDEFGLKDAQSSIFPGLSLVQWMSMQQNNHLPVAQTGLASVLHSNIGTDDHSKLLNFQSPTLALPDLQFNKPNQLNQQFGQIQQPPLAWAQQQQPPLQSPIIAQQRQHTLQQQQQHQQQQHLQQQQQQQQQHSQQQQQQQQQQPQQHMLHQQSQPQPQPQLHQQAQQQLQQKQRPSQQQHLTVNSSPVNHCVSPNQIPNQTFPQAVIYGQLQQQQVLSSSIQSQQNVPVNRNPFPSPSLAQDLQFQQQVEQQSNLLQKSQQQHTIPQEAPLQLLQQSLMQRPQVQPSSQQSLTEQQLQLQLLNKLQQQQKQQAQLLSPVSCTLEPRMSQQQQNRQPQELQFAHQQLSSSIMMAATHLQSPQHAFNQLQNQNKLPITIKGISGATDGDAPSCSTSPSTNNFQVSPPNFLTRNQEQALQVDESVVDPSQEQNKSEFRIKHEPPFSKGSEQSKYKASGTENLEAASSTTSYGLDYSGFNFSLPALCVDGDVQSHSRSSLPSAVNNIDGLNPDALLSRDYDSGKDMQNLFSPFGNAPKDIETELSDAGINSQQFGVPNMSYKPRCASDLAVIDNGVLNNNSWMNQTQRMRTYTKVQKRGSVGRTIDVTRYVGYDELRHDLARMFGIEGQLEDPQRTEWKLVYVDHENDILLVGDDPWEEFVSCVQSIKILSSAEVQQMSLDGDLGNVPIPNQASSGTDSGNAWRGHYDDNSAASFNR, encoded by the exons ATGAATGATGCTCACAGATCTG GAGAAAGAAAGCTCATGAATTCAGAGTTATGGCACGCTTGTGCTGGCCCATTGGTTTCTTTGCCTCCTGTTGGAAGCCTTGTGGTATATTTTCCTCAAGGTCACAGTGAGCAG GTGGCGGCATCAATGCAAAAGGAGACAGATGGAATTCCAAGTTATCCTAATCTTCCATCCAAGTTGATTTGCATGTTACACAACGTTACTTTACAT GCTGACACTGAAACCGATGAGGTCTATGCTCAGATGACTCTTCAACCTGTAAACAAA TATGACCAGGAGGCTTTACTTTTGTCTGATATGGGCCTTAAGCAGAACAGGCAGCCTGCTGAGTTCTTCTGTAAAACTCTCACAGCTAGTGATACAAGCACCCATGGTGGATTTTCCGTTCCTCGTCGTGCAGCCGAGAAGATATTTCCTCCTCTG GACTATTCTATGCAACCTCCTGCTCAGGAGCTAATGGCTAGAGATTTGCATGATCAAGCATGGACTTTCAGGCATATATATCGAG gTCAACCAAAAAGACACCTTTTGACTACTGGTTGGAGTGTCTTTATCTCCTCTAAAAGGTTGTGTGCCGGTGATTCTGTCCTTTTCATAAG AGATGAAAAGTCACAGCTTCTCTTGGGTATAAAACGAGCGAACAGACAGCAGCCAGCCCTGTCCTCATCTGTTATATCTAGTGACAGCATGCACATTGGGATCCTTGCTGCTGCAGCTCATGCTGCTGCAAACAACAGCCCGTTTACTATCTTTTACAATCCTAG GGCTAGCCCTTCTGAATTTGTAATTCCTCTGGCCAAGTATAGTAAATCTATGTACTCACAAGTTTCACTAGGCATGCGATTTCGGATGATGTTTGAAACGGAGGAATCTGGAGTCCGTAGGTACATGGGTACGATAACGGGTGTTAGTGATCTGGACCCCATACGATGGAAGAACTCACAGTGGCGTAATCTTCAG GTGGGATGGGATGAATCAACTGCCGGGGAACGTCCAAGCAGAGTTTCAATTTGGGATATTGAGCCTGTCGTGACACCATTTTATATCTGTCCTCCTCCATTTTTCAGGCCCAAGTTTCATAAGCAGCCAAGTTTTCCTG GTGATGAGTCCGATATAGAGAATGTTTTGAAGAGGGGGATGCCTTGGATCAGTGACGAATTCGGTCTAAAAGATGCTCAAAGCTCAATATTCCCTGGACTGAGCTTGGTACAATGGATGAGTATGCAACAAAACAATCATCTGCCAGTTGCCCAAACCGGACTTGCCAGTGTCTTGCACAGTAATATCGGTACTGATGACCATTCTAAGTTGTTGAACTTTCAGTCACCTACATTAGCATTACCAGATCTCCAGTTCAACAAACCAAATCAGCTAAACCAACAATTTGGTCAAATCCAGCAGCCACCATTAGCATGGGCCCAACAGCAACAACCACCGTTACAGTCTCCTATAATTGCACAGCAGCGGCAACACACACTACAACAGCAGCAGCAACATCAACAGCAACAACACCTGCAGCagcaacagcaacagcaacaacaacactcgcagcagcaacagcaacaacagcagCAGCAGCCACAGCAACACATGTTGCATCAGCAGTCACAGCCACAGCCACAACCACAGCTTCATCAGCAAGCACAGCAGCAGCTGCAGCAGAAACAACGTCCATCCCAACAGCAACATTTGACTGTGAATTCATCACCAGTAAATCATTGTGTATCTCCTAACCAGATACCAAACCAAACTTTTCCACAAGCTGTGATATATGGTCAACTTCAGCAACAACAGGTACTATCATCTAGTATCCAATCACAGCAAAATGTTCCTGTCAATAGAAATCCATTTCCTTCGCCATCCTTGGCACAGGACCTCCAATTTCAGCAACAAGTGGAACAGCAATCTAACCTCTTGCAAAAATCCCAGCAGCAGCACACTATACCACAAGAAGCTCCACTTCAATTATTGCAACAAAGTTTGATGCAGAGGCCCCAAGTGCAACCATCATCACAGCAGAGCCTCACGGAGCAGCAGCTGCAGCTACAGCTTCTTAATAAACTACAGCAGCAGCAGAAGCAACAAGCACAGCTATTATCTCCTGTAAGCTGTACCCTGGAGCCACGTATGTCCCAGCAACAACAGAACCGGCAACCACAAGAGCTCCAGTTTGCTCATCAGCAATTAAGTTCCAGCATCATGATGGCAGCCACACATCTCCAGTCGCCCCAGCATGCTTTCAACCAACTCCAAAACCAGAACAAATTGCCTATAACAATCAAAGGAATTTCTGGTGCTACAGATGGAGATGCTCCTTCATGTTCAACCTCTCCTTCTACAAACAATTTCCAAGTTTCACCACCAAACTTCTTGACCAGGAACCAAGAGCAAGCACTACAGGTGGATGAGTCGGTAGTTGATCCTTCTCAAGAGCAAAACAAATCCGAATTTCGAATAAAACATGAACCACCATTCTCAAAAGGTTCAGAGCAGTCTAAATACAAAGCTAGTGGTACTGAGAACTTAGAGGCAGCCTCATCGACAACGTCCTATGGGCTGGATTATAGTGGTTTCAACTTTTCATTGCCTGCATTATGTGTGGATGGTGATGTTCAATCACATTCTAGGAGCAGTCTTCCTTCAGCAGTAAATAATATAGATGGATTGAACCCTGATGCTTTGCTATCAAGGGATTATGATTCTGGAAAGGATATGCAAAACCTATTCTCTCCTTTTGGCAATGCCCCTAAGGATATAGAAACTGAGTTGTCTGATGCTGGGATCAATTCTCAACAATTTGGGGTGCCAAACATGTCATATAAGCCAAGATGTGCCAGTGATCTTGCTGTTATTGACAATGGGGTTCTGAATAATAATTCATGGATGAATCAGACTCAACGCATGAGAACATATACAAAG GTTCAAAAACGAGGCTCTGTGGGAAGAACTATAGATGTCACTCGCTACGTAGGCTATGATGAATTAAGGCATGATCTAGCACGTATGTTTGGAATTGAGGGACAGCTTGAAGATCCTCAAAGAACTGAGTGGAAGCTTGTATATGTTGACCATGAGAATGATATACTACTTGTTGGTGACGATCCTTGGGA ggagtttgtgaGCTGTGTTCAGAGCATCAAAATACTGTCTTCTGCTGAAGTTCAGCAAATGAGCTTGGATGGAGATTTAGGTAATGTGCCAATACCAAACCAAGCTAGCAGTGGAACTGACAGTGGTAATGCGTGGAGGGGACATTATGATGACAACTCAGCTGCATCATTTAATCGATGA
- the LOC107878007 gene encoding auxin response factor 19 isoform X3: MKAPSNGYIPNSGEGERKLMNSELWHACAGPLVSLPPVGSLVVYFPQGHSEQVAASMQKETDGIPSYPNLPSKLICMLHNVTLHADTETDEVYAQMTLQPVNKYDQEALLLSDMGLKQNRQPAEFFCKTLTASDTSTHGGFSVPRRAAEKIFPPLDYSMQPPAQELMARDLHDQAWTFRHIYRGQPKRHLLTTGWSVFISSKRLCAGDSVLFIRDEKSQLLLGIKRANRQQPALSSSVISSDSMHIGILAAAAHAAANNSPFTIFYNPRASPSEFVIPLAKYSKSMYSQVSLGMRFRMMFETEESGVRRYMGTITGVSDLDPIRWKNSQWRNLQVGWDESTAGERPSRVSIWDIEPVVTPFYICPPPFFRPKFHKQPSFPGDESDIENVLKRGMPWISDEFGLKDAQSSIFPGLSLVQWMSMQQNNHLPVAQTGLASVLHSNIGTDDHSKLLNFQSPTLALPDLQFNKPNQLNQQFGQIQQPPLAWAQQQQPPLQSPIIAQQRQHTLQQQQQHQQQQHLQQQQQQQQQHSQQQQQQQQQQPQQHMLHQQSQPQPQPQLHQQAQQQLQQKQRPSQQQHLTVNSSPVNHCVSPNQIPNQTFPQAVIYGQLQQQQQHTIPQEAPLQLLQQSLMQRPQVQPSSQQSLTEQQLQLQLLNKLQQQQKQQAQLLSPVSCTLEPRMSQQQQNRQPQELQFAHQQLSSSIMMAATHLQSPQHAFNQLQNQNKLPITIKGISGATDGDAPSCSTSPSTNNFQVSPPNFLTRNQEQALQVDESVVDPSQEQNKSEFRIKHEPPFSKGSEQSKYKASGTENLEAASSTTSYGLDYSGFNFSLPALCVDGDVQSHSRSSLPSAVNNIDGLNPDALLSRDYDSGKDMQNLFSPFGNAPKDIETELSDAGINSQQFGVPNMSYKPRCASDLAVIDNGVLNNNSWMNQTQRMRTYTKVQKRGSVGRTIDVTRYVGYDELRHDLARMFGIEGQLEDPQRTEWKLVYVDHENDILLVGDDPWEEFVSCVQSIKILSSAEVQQMSLDGDLGNVPIPNQASSGTDSGNAWRGHYDDNSAASFNR; the protein is encoded by the exons ATGAAGGCACCATCAAACGGATATATACCTAATTCAGGAGAAG GAGAAAGAAAGCTCATGAATTCAGAGTTATGGCACGCTTGTGCTGGCCCATTGGTTTCTTTGCCTCCTGTTGGAAGCCTTGTGGTATATTTTCCTCAAGGTCACAGTGAGCAG GTGGCGGCATCAATGCAAAAGGAGACAGATGGAATTCCAAGTTATCCTAATCTTCCATCCAAGTTGATTTGCATGTTACACAACGTTACTTTACAT GCTGACACTGAAACCGATGAGGTCTATGCTCAGATGACTCTTCAACCTGTAAACAAA TATGACCAGGAGGCTTTACTTTTGTCTGATATGGGCCTTAAGCAGAACAGGCAGCCTGCTGAGTTCTTCTGTAAAACTCTCACAGCTAGTGATACAAGCACCCATGGTGGATTTTCCGTTCCTCGTCGTGCAGCCGAGAAGATATTTCCTCCTCTG GACTATTCTATGCAACCTCCTGCTCAGGAGCTAATGGCTAGAGATTTGCATGATCAAGCATGGACTTTCAGGCATATATATCGAG gTCAACCAAAAAGACACCTTTTGACTACTGGTTGGAGTGTCTTTATCTCCTCTAAAAGGTTGTGTGCCGGTGATTCTGTCCTTTTCATAAG AGATGAAAAGTCACAGCTTCTCTTGGGTATAAAACGAGCGAACAGACAGCAGCCAGCCCTGTCCTCATCTGTTATATCTAGTGACAGCATGCACATTGGGATCCTTGCTGCTGCAGCTCATGCTGCTGCAAACAACAGCCCGTTTACTATCTTTTACAATCCTAG GGCTAGCCCTTCTGAATTTGTAATTCCTCTGGCCAAGTATAGTAAATCTATGTACTCACAAGTTTCACTAGGCATGCGATTTCGGATGATGTTTGAAACGGAGGAATCTGGAGTCCGTAGGTACATGGGTACGATAACGGGTGTTAGTGATCTGGACCCCATACGATGGAAGAACTCACAGTGGCGTAATCTTCAG GTGGGATGGGATGAATCAACTGCCGGGGAACGTCCAAGCAGAGTTTCAATTTGGGATATTGAGCCTGTCGTGACACCATTTTATATCTGTCCTCCTCCATTTTTCAGGCCCAAGTTTCATAAGCAGCCAAGTTTTCCTG GTGATGAGTCCGATATAGAGAATGTTTTGAAGAGGGGGATGCCTTGGATCAGTGACGAATTCGGTCTAAAAGATGCTCAAAGCTCAATATTCCCTGGACTGAGCTTGGTACAATGGATGAGTATGCAACAAAACAATCATCTGCCAGTTGCCCAAACCGGACTTGCCAGTGTCTTGCACAGTAATATCGGTACTGATGACCATTCTAAGTTGTTGAACTTTCAGTCACCTACATTAGCATTACCAGATCTCCAGTTCAACAAACCAAATCAGCTAAACCAACAATTTGGTCAAATCCAGCAGCCACCATTAGCATGGGCCCAACAGCAACAACCACCGTTACAGTCTCCTATAATTGCACAGCAGCGGCAACACACACTACAACAGCAGCAGCAACATCAACAGCAACAACACCTGCAGCagcaacagcaacagcaacaacaacactcgcagcagcaacagcaacaacagcagCAGCAGCCACAGCAACACATGTTGCATCAGCAGTCACAGCCACAGCCACAACCACAGCTTCATCAGCAAGCACAGCAGCAGCTGCAGCAGAAACAACGTCCATCCCAACAGCAACATTTGACTGTGAATTCATCACCAGTAAATCATTGTGTATCTCCTAACCAGATACCAAACCAAACTTTTCCACAAGCTGTGATATATGGTCAACTTCAGCAACAACAG CAGCACACTATACCACAAGAAGCTCCACTTCAATTATTGCAACAAAGTTTGATGCAGAGGCCCCAAGTGCAACCATCATCACAGCAGAGCCTCACGGAGCAGCAGCTGCAGCTACAGCTTCTTAATAAACTACAGCAGCAGCAGAAGCAACAAGCACAGCTATTATCTCCTGTAAGCTGTACCCTGGAGCCACGTATGTCCCAGCAACAACAGAACCGGCAACCACAAGAGCTCCAGTTTGCTCATCAGCAATTAAGTTCCAGCATCATGATGGCAGCCACACATCTCCAGTCGCCCCAGCATGCTTTCAACCAACTCCAAAACCAGAACAAATTGCCTATAACAATCAAAGGAATTTCTGGTGCTACAGATGGAGATGCTCCTTCATGTTCAACCTCTCCTTCTACAAACAATTTCCAAGTTTCACCACCAAACTTCTTGACCAGGAACCAAGAGCAAGCACTACAGGTGGATGAGTCGGTAGTTGATCCTTCTCAAGAGCAAAACAAATCCGAATTTCGAATAAAACATGAACCACCATTCTCAAAAGGTTCAGAGCAGTCTAAATACAAAGCTAGTGGTACTGAGAACTTAGAGGCAGCCTCATCGACAACGTCCTATGGGCTGGATTATAGTGGTTTCAACTTTTCATTGCCTGCATTATGTGTGGATGGTGATGTTCAATCACATTCTAGGAGCAGTCTTCCTTCAGCAGTAAATAATATAGATGGATTGAACCCTGATGCTTTGCTATCAAGGGATTATGATTCTGGAAAGGATATGCAAAACCTATTCTCTCCTTTTGGCAATGCCCCTAAGGATATAGAAACTGAGTTGTCTGATGCTGGGATCAATTCTCAACAATTTGGGGTGCCAAACATGTCATATAAGCCAAGATGTGCCAGTGATCTTGCTGTTATTGACAATGGGGTTCTGAATAATAATTCATGGATGAATCAGACTCAACGCATGAGAACATATACAAAG GTTCAAAAACGAGGCTCTGTGGGAAGAACTATAGATGTCACTCGCTACGTAGGCTATGATGAATTAAGGCATGATCTAGCACGTATGTTTGGAATTGAGGGACAGCTTGAAGATCCTCAAAGAACTGAGTGGAAGCTTGTATATGTTGACCATGAGAATGATATACTACTTGTTGGTGACGATCCTTGGGA ggagtttgtgaGCTGTGTTCAGAGCATCAAAATACTGTCTTCTGCTGAAGTTCAGCAAATGAGCTTGGATGGAGATTTAGGTAATGTGCCAATACCAAACCAAGCTAGCAGTGGAACTGACAGTGGTAATGCGTGGAGGGGACATTATGATGACAACTCAGCTGCATCATTTAATCGATGA
- the LOC107878007 gene encoding auxin response factor 19 isoform X1, with protein MKAPSNGYIPNSGEGERKLMNSELWHACAGPLVSLPPVGSLVVYFPQGHSEQVAASMQKETDGIPSYPNLPSKLICMLHNVTLHADTETDEVYAQMTLQPVNKYDQEALLLSDMGLKQNRQPAEFFCKTLTASDTSTHGGFSVPRRAAEKIFPPLDYSMQPPAQELMARDLHDQAWTFRHIYRGQPKRHLLTTGWSVFISSKRLCAGDSVLFIRDEKSQLLLGIKRANRQQPALSSSVISSDSMHIGILAAAAHAAANNSPFTIFYNPRASPSEFVIPLAKYSKSMYSQVSLGMRFRMMFETEESGVRRYMGTITGVSDLDPIRWKNSQWRNLQVGWDESTAGERPSRVSIWDIEPVVTPFYICPPPFFRPKFHKQPSFPGDESDIENVLKRGMPWISDEFGLKDAQSSIFPGLSLVQWMSMQQNNHLPVAQTGLASVLHSNIGTDDHSKLLNFQSPTLALPDLQFNKPNQLNQQFGQIQQPPLAWAQQQQPPLQSPIIAQQRQHTLQQQQQHQQQQHLQQQQQQQQQHSQQQQQQQQQQPQQHMLHQQSQPQPQPQLHQQAQQQLQQKQRPSQQQHLTVNSSPVNHCVSPNQIPNQTFPQAVIYGQLQQQQVLSSSIQSQQNVPVNRNPFPSPSLAQDLQFQQQVEQQSNLLQKSQQQHTIPQEAPLQLLQQSLMQRPQVQPSSQQSLTEQQLQLQLLNKLQQQQKQQAQLLSPVSCTLEPRMSQQQQNRQPQELQFAHQQLSSSIMMAATHLQSPQHAFNQLQNQNKLPITIKGISGATDGDAPSCSTSPSTNNFQVSPPNFLTRNQEQALQVDESVVDPSQEQNKSEFRIKHEPPFSKGSEQSKYKASGTENLEAASSTTSYGLDYSGFNFSLPALCVDGDVQSHSRSSLPSAVNNIDGLNPDALLSRDYDSGKDMQNLFSPFGNAPKDIETELSDAGINSQQFGVPNMSYKPRCASDLAVIDNGVLNNNSWMNQTQRMRTYTKVQKRGSVGRTIDVTRYVGYDELRHDLARMFGIEGQLEDPQRTEWKLVYVDHENDILLVGDDPWEEFVSCVQSIKILSSAEVQQMSLDGDLGNVPIPNQASSGTDSGNAWRGHYDDNSAASFNR; from the exons ATGAAGGCACCATCAAACGGATATATACCTAATTCAGGAGAAG GAGAAAGAAAGCTCATGAATTCAGAGTTATGGCACGCTTGTGCTGGCCCATTGGTTTCTTTGCCTCCTGTTGGAAGCCTTGTGGTATATTTTCCTCAAGGTCACAGTGAGCAG GTGGCGGCATCAATGCAAAAGGAGACAGATGGAATTCCAAGTTATCCTAATCTTCCATCCAAGTTGATTTGCATGTTACACAACGTTACTTTACAT GCTGACACTGAAACCGATGAGGTCTATGCTCAGATGACTCTTCAACCTGTAAACAAA TATGACCAGGAGGCTTTACTTTTGTCTGATATGGGCCTTAAGCAGAACAGGCAGCCTGCTGAGTTCTTCTGTAAAACTCTCACAGCTAGTGATACAAGCACCCATGGTGGATTTTCCGTTCCTCGTCGTGCAGCCGAGAAGATATTTCCTCCTCTG GACTATTCTATGCAACCTCCTGCTCAGGAGCTAATGGCTAGAGATTTGCATGATCAAGCATGGACTTTCAGGCATATATATCGAG gTCAACCAAAAAGACACCTTTTGACTACTGGTTGGAGTGTCTTTATCTCCTCTAAAAGGTTGTGTGCCGGTGATTCTGTCCTTTTCATAAG AGATGAAAAGTCACAGCTTCTCTTGGGTATAAAACGAGCGAACAGACAGCAGCCAGCCCTGTCCTCATCTGTTATATCTAGTGACAGCATGCACATTGGGATCCTTGCTGCTGCAGCTCATGCTGCTGCAAACAACAGCCCGTTTACTATCTTTTACAATCCTAG GGCTAGCCCTTCTGAATTTGTAATTCCTCTGGCCAAGTATAGTAAATCTATGTACTCACAAGTTTCACTAGGCATGCGATTTCGGATGATGTTTGAAACGGAGGAATCTGGAGTCCGTAGGTACATGGGTACGATAACGGGTGTTAGTGATCTGGACCCCATACGATGGAAGAACTCACAGTGGCGTAATCTTCAG GTGGGATGGGATGAATCAACTGCCGGGGAACGTCCAAGCAGAGTTTCAATTTGGGATATTGAGCCTGTCGTGACACCATTTTATATCTGTCCTCCTCCATTTTTCAGGCCCAAGTTTCATAAGCAGCCAAGTTTTCCTG GTGATGAGTCCGATATAGAGAATGTTTTGAAGAGGGGGATGCCTTGGATCAGTGACGAATTCGGTCTAAAAGATGCTCAAAGCTCAATATTCCCTGGACTGAGCTTGGTACAATGGATGAGTATGCAACAAAACAATCATCTGCCAGTTGCCCAAACCGGACTTGCCAGTGTCTTGCACAGTAATATCGGTACTGATGACCATTCTAAGTTGTTGAACTTTCAGTCACCTACATTAGCATTACCAGATCTCCAGTTCAACAAACCAAATCAGCTAAACCAACAATTTGGTCAAATCCAGCAGCCACCATTAGCATGGGCCCAACAGCAACAACCACCGTTACAGTCTCCTATAATTGCACAGCAGCGGCAACACACACTACAACAGCAGCAGCAACATCAACAGCAACAACACCTGCAGCagcaacagcaacagcaacaacaacactcgcagcagcaacagcaacaacagcagCAGCAGCCACAGCAACACATGTTGCATCAGCAGTCACAGCCACAGCCACAACCACAGCTTCATCAGCAAGCACAGCAGCAGCTGCAGCAGAAACAACGTCCATCCCAACAGCAACATTTGACTGTGAATTCATCACCAGTAAATCATTGTGTATCTCCTAACCAGATACCAAACCAAACTTTTCCACAAGCTGTGATATATGGTCAACTTCAGCAACAACAGGTACTATCATCTAGTATCCAATCACAGCAAAATGTTCCTGTCAATAGAAATCCATTTCCTTCGCCATCCTTGGCACAGGACCTCCAATTTCAGCAACAAGTGGAACAGCAATCTAACCTCTTGCAAAAATCCCAGCAGCAGCACACTATACCACAAGAAGCTCCACTTCAATTATTGCAACAAAGTTTGATGCAGAGGCCCCAAGTGCAACCATCATCACAGCAGAGCCTCACGGAGCAGCAGCTGCAGCTACAGCTTCTTAATAAACTACAGCAGCAGCAGAAGCAACAAGCACAGCTATTATCTCCTGTAAGCTGTACCCTGGAGCCACGTATGTCCCAGCAACAACAGAACCGGCAACCACAAGAGCTCCAGTTTGCTCATCAGCAATTAAGTTCCAGCATCATGATGGCAGCCACACATCTCCAGTCGCCCCAGCATGCTTTCAACCAACTCCAAAACCAGAACAAATTGCCTATAACAATCAAAGGAATTTCTGGTGCTACAGATGGAGATGCTCCTTCATGTTCAACCTCTCCTTCTACAAACAATTTCCAAGTTTCACCACCAAACTTCTTGACCAGGAACCAAGAGCAAGCACTACAGGTGGATGAGTCGGTAGTTGATCCTTCTCAAGAGCAAAACAAATCCGAATTTCGAATAAAACATGAACCACCATTCTCAAAAGGTTCAGAGCAGTCTAAATACAAAGCTAGTGGTACTGAGAACTTAGAGGCAGCCTCATCGACAACGTCCTATGGGCTGGATTATAGTGGTTTCAACTTTTCATTGCCTGCATTATGTGTGGATGGTGATGTTCAATCACATTCTAGGAGCAGTCTTCCTTCAGCAGTAAATAATATAGATGGATTGAACCCTGATGCTTTGCTATCAAGGGATTATGATTCTGGAAAGGATATGCAAAACCTATTCTCTCCTTTTGGCAATGCCCCTAAGGATATAGAAACTGAGTTGTCTGATGCTGGGATCAATTCTCAACAATTTGGGGTGCCAAACATGTCATATAAGCCAAGATGTGCCAGTGATCTTGCTGTTATTGACAATGGGGTTCTGAATAATAATTCATGGATGAATCAGACTCAACGCATGAGAACATATACAAAG GTTCAAAAACGAGGCTCTGTGGGAAGAACTATAGATGTCACTCGCTACGTAGGCTATGATGAATTAAGGCATGATCTAGCACGTATGTTTGGAATTGAGGGACAGCTTGAAGATCCTCAAAGAACTGAGTGGAAGCTTGTATATGTTGACCATGAGAATGATATACTACTTGTTGGTGACGATCCTTGGGA ggagtttgtgaGCTGTGTTCAGAGCATCAAAATACTGTCTTCTGCTGAAGTTCAGCAAATGAGCTTGGATGGAGATTTAGGTAATGTGCCAATACCAAACCAAGCTAGCAGTGGAACTGACAGTGGTAATGCGTGGAGGGGACATTATGATGACAACTCAGCTGCATCATTTAATCGATGA